The Cucurbita pepo subsp. pepo cultivar mu-cu-16 chromosome LG18, ASM280686v2, whole genome shotgun sequence nucleotide sequence AGAATAACTGGGCTATTGACTTTCTTTATGGGCTTCTTAATTGGGCTTTTAATTTGCTCAGACCAATGGGCCTTTAAGTTCCCCAGATCAGTTTGTTTGGGCCGAAACAATCCATCATTCAAGTCCACTAAAAATTAGTATATAGGGGTAGGTTTATATCATAAAACAAGGcgattagaattaaaaaattaaaaaattaaaaaaaaaaattaaaaaaagaatgggAAAAACAAGGGCAGCTCAACCCCTACCCCATCTCCACATGCATACTCTTTTCCTCCTCTTTCTTGGGACCAAACCCAATAAAAAACAACCTTTTCGTATCgtttatctataaaatttaacatttttttaaaatacttataatAATGTTAAGTTTTGAATGTAATTACTGTCAGATTTCACATTGGTCGAACATGAGAACGAAACAAAACatcttttataagagtgtagaaacctctcttcAGAAtgtacgttttaaaaccatgaggttgacgatgatatgtaatagactaaaatggacaatatccgaccaaaaagaaagaagaaaaaaaaggggaaggaTGCATGTGCAATGAACTCGTGaaatattagaaagaaaaaaagagttggtcatttcttttttctttatgtgtttgaaattaattgttgtTATAGGCGATGCCTACTTTGTCTTTGTTGGTTGGTGATAGAAAAAACATCCCTTTCTCTACCTTTCTGTcatcatttattaattatatatttatataaatttttaatgtattatttCCACCCgtaaatatataaactaattataactcaattaattaaaatattattttaatataattcaattgCTTTAGATATATAATTTCgattaaaaggttaaaaagtCCCCTCGTATAAAGTTTGggttcattagagaatcatTACAAAATAAGTTTAATCTTAAATCCAAAAGCATcccattattattaatctatGCAAAATTAgccttaaattttgaattttgtttagtttataAGTCCAAGATGTTCTTAAAAGTAATACTAAATTGATCAATAccataattgaaaaaaaaaaaaaaaaaagtgggggAAGAACACAGGTGTAGCACAACAGACAATGGCAGTAATCTGTCTAAAAACCATGGAGAGTCCCACACGTACTCTCACACCCATTATACTATACGCTTCACCACTGCCATACACCcactccttcttcttcttcttctcctccttcttcttcttaaattcattttttctctcaacccccacttctccttctctctgtTTCAATTCTCTGTtcttatttattcttcttcttcttcttcttattgttGGTGATTTGCATGAGTTCGGACCATTCTCTTCCGACTCCGCAAAGAATGAAATACATTAGAAGCAACAGCTTCAGACGCCTCTTCTCTCTCAAACGACGCACTTTAGGAGACGAATCCTCGAACCCAGATGTCTCTGAGAACAGAGATTGCATTGTTCCTCAGCATTCTCGAAGACCCTTTTGGAAATGCTTCTCTTATGAAGAGATTTTTGAAGCCACCGATGGATTGAGCTCAGGTACTGTAAAAGcaagacaaaaataaagaagggTTTCCCCcagtttttggtttttgttcttttttttcaatctacATCGTATAAGGTCTCTGTTTTTCAATGTGGGTCTTAGATAACTTGGTCGGAAAAGGGGGCTATGCAGAGGTTTATAGAGGGATTTTAAGCGACGGTGAAGAAATTGCAGTGAAAAGACTCACGAAAACCTCCATTGACGAGAGGAAAGAGAAGGAGTTTCTTACTGAAATTGGAACCATAGGACATGTCCAACACACAAATGTTCTGTCTCTTTTAGGTTGCTGCATTGACAATGGCCTTTATCTCATTTTCCGCTTCTCCTCCAGAGGCTCTGTGGCTTCTCTTCTCCATGGtaaacaatttctttgttcttttggaCAAccccatttgaaaattttacctTCCCATTAGCCAAATGAGCTTCAATTTGAAAATCCTGTTCTTGCAGATGATAATTTGAGTCCAATTGATTGGAAAACAAGGTACAAGATAGCGATTGGGACAGCCAGAGGCCTTCATTACTTGCACAAGGATTGCCAGAGGAGGATTATTCATAGAGACATTAAGTcttcaaatattcttttaacagCAGATTTTGAACCTCTGGTTTGTCATTCTCATCCACTGTTCTTGTCTGAAATTTTGACAGcaatgttttccttttccttacATGAAATCACAGTGTTCTTGGGTTTTTGGTTTCATAGATTTCAGACTTTGGGTTGGCTAAATGGCTTCCAACCCAGTGGTCTCATCATTCAATTGCTCCTATTGAAGGAACCTTTGGGTAAATGGCAGCAACCTTTCACTTTCTTGGATCGAATTAACTagaaaatatagtttttcatAAGAGGGTTTTGATCATCCGCAGGCACTTGGCTCCAGAATACTATATGCATGGGATTGTAGATGAGAAAACAGATGTTTTTGCTTTTGGAGTGTTTCTTTTAGAAGTAATCTCTGGAAGAAAGCCTGTTGATGGATCTCACCAAAGCTTACACAGCTGGGTATGCTTAATGATTtgatcaaatatatattataagttCATCCTCAAGAACGAACAATCATTTCCATGGCTTGTTTCTCTATCAAACTCTTTGattcaatgaagaaaatggtaaTTGGTTGGGAGTCTTATTTCGATTTTCGAACATTTTCGCCTTTTGTTTTCGATAATAACCATacactttatttatttgttttgtttctaaaatCAGTGGTAGGTTTCTTTGGGAGTTAAAACTTAACCAAGTTGTTGataatttgactttttggCCATGTGGTTGTGCTGCTTTAATCATACACTAACTCTAAGCAAACACAGGCCAAACCGATATTGAATCGAGCAGAGTATGAAAAGCTGGTAGATCCACGACTTGGGGGCGCCTACGACGTTACGCAGCTGAAAAGATTTTCCCTTGCAGCTTCTCTATGCATTCGAGAATCTTCGTTGTGGCGACCCACCATGACCGAGGTACCTAACTCTATTCTTGCAAGAATAATCTATATATTTGCAAGCTTGCCTTTTTTGTATTATAGCCATAAAGCTTTCTAATCATCATCAAATGAATCATCCTACTCTAGATAATGTCGAAATCCTTATGCTATTTCGTTCCGAACAAGAACTAGTTAGATGTTATAGatagaatttttcttttggactcTTGAACTTAAGATTCTTATAGAGAACATTCTTCATTAACAGTAGTTTAGATGTTATGATCTTGAAGGTCACAGTCCTCACATTAGAAGTAGAAAAATTGGATTCCTTGTAGTGATGATTTTGAGGAAATATGGATATGGCAATCACATGTGATTAATGTTGGCAACTAGCTTTTTAAAAGAATGCTTAAAATCACATTAATGGAGGATCTGATCttgactttctctttcaactGTTCATTCATTTAGTGAATGTGATCTCCAAGcagtcaaaaaaaaaaaaaaaaaaaaaaaggagaaatgtAGTTTCGGGtacactgttagcagatattgtcctatttgggcttttcatttcgggtttcccttcaaggtttttaaaacatgtctgctagggagaggtttccacacccttataaagaatgtttcgttctcctctccaatcgatgtgggttctcacaatATGGCTTTGAGATTTTCATACACggatattaaattacaatgcAAGAATAGCAAATTCAAAAGTGACCCTTTTTATGGCTGTGCCAGCAAAGGTGAAGCTAAGCAGAATGGTCTGTTTTCGATATTGACAGGTACTCGACATCATGGAGGATCGGTATGTCGATACCGAGAGGTGGAAAATGCCAGAGGTAGAAGTAGAAGAGAAGGATGATTTCTGGGGCTTTGAAGAGTTGGAATATGAATGGGACAGCTCCTTCTCCATCCAGTCCCCATAATAATTCAATGTAGGGCAGAATTGAAGAGCCTTCAGAGCTTCAAGTTTGATTAAACAATGTCCAAACCACACAATAGAGACAGTAAACTGTGTACATATTCAGGTAGATTGAACTGATAATAATGCAAATCTTCTGTaaaatcaaaaaaacaaaagatgatCCCCTGCACCATATTCTGAATTTAGAAATGGCTAATTTTGACGAATCAACAACCCGACACGACCTAAACTCATTCATAAGTCGATCATTACAAGATTGAACGCCAGTAGGAGTcttttgttcttaaattttacaaGAAGCTTTTGAACCATCAGAAATGATTGAAAGGGATGGATGAAAACAGCAAATTTGTGGATGAAAACGTGGGCTGCCAGGCATTTAAATCAATAAGAATTCATTGGTGGGGTTCATGGAACAAGTGCATTTTTCATATCTCATGACCCAGAATTGTCGGCTGggattctcaaaattttgaaaaaataaaaagaaaaagtggtGTACTGTTGTTCATGTGAGCAGGTTCAGGGCCCTACTTTACACAACTTGAGAATTGTAAATttgtttgcttcttctttttttattcattgcATAATATATTATAGCTTACccctaaattaaattaaatgtataatattataatcaatgaaGATATAAGACCTGTCAGTTCAAGTTTCTTTATCAGTACTCCTTCATATTCTATGATTtggtaaattaattaacatacTCATTCAATTATTCACCCATAATTAATGGTTATATTCTATGGAACTAACTTAATTATGGATTTTGAGCAACGATACAATAATTTCATCATGACTCatatgatttgaattttagCTGATACTGAttgtttctttgttcgactatataatatcattaaaattaaattggggTATCACAATCAAAGCAATTGggtatcaaaatcaaagttgTCTTAGTAGATGTGAAATCATCCAAATGAATTGATTAAAATGTGTCAAAATTGGGAGTGAGATGGATGACCAAATGTAGCTTATATATAGTGTGAAATTACACATTGGTTGGATatgggaacgaagcatcctCTCCCTAACAATTATGAAgctaacgacgatatgtaacgggctaaatCGACCATATATGTTAGTGGtccgggtggtgtgctagcaaagA carries:
- the LOC111779828 gene encoding probable receptor-like serine/threonine-protein kinase At5g57670, producing the protein MSSDHSLPTPQRMKYIRSNSFRRLFSLKRRTLGDESSNPDVSENRDCIVPQHSRRPFWKCFSYEEIFEATDGLSSDNLVGKGGYAEVYRGILSDGEEIAVKRLTKTSIDERKEKEFLTEIGTIGHVQHTNVLSLLGCCIDNGLYLIFRFSSRGSVASLLHDDNLSPIDWKTRYKIAIGTARGLHYLHKDCQRRIIHRDIKSSNILLTADFEPLISDFGLAKWLPTQWSHHSIAPIEGTFGHLAPEYYMHGIVDEKTDVFAFGVFLLEVISGRKPVDGSHQSLHSWAKPILNRAEYEKLVDPRLGGAYDVTQLKRFSLAASLCIRESSLWRPTMTEVLDIMEDRYVDTERWKMPEVEVEEKDDFWGFEELEYEWDSSFSIQSP